In Lodderomyces elongisporus chromosome 2, complete sequence, the following proteins share a genomic window:
- a CDS encoding uncharacterized protein (BUSCO:EOG09260OLB), translated as MSRRQRIIGLAKTTRDNYIPKITGSVSSLAAGASKAFTNPSEIYDEQGRIVLPKDTKIQLYPTYTRLFENKYYVDIAGWVSAPGSLTNRRNRMILTVIKKSMRQRDSFSANQELEQLRTDSSLGQDTFNNDSPTSSDAGSIASLESEKSMMSRDGVPSSEDVMKDRLAAFFAKSIPNTEIKITIGSENPNQEVADALVKTDDRGYFAISIQVDYKPSVVQAVSTMAETVFAFQEVLVYPSGGIGIISDIDDTVKKTGIVGDKRLLLQNLLVEHYETWTIPSVVNFYNELCKKKDVSFFYVSNSPWQLFTSIQSYFKSSGLPLGSVHLKKWVGNIMSSLIEPSHSRKKLALDKILEDFPEKKFICLGDSGEQDLEAYVDLAQLFPNQVLSINIRFVENSFSDYDDWYIFDELQRLLAKKQTNSTKRKLNEKNLTIPTRENPEKPVNASGSASTSTSNSVFGASSSSSVQEAPNLIDLDTVVTSPKKTMPPLPKKPKKPENLKGTSLDHKTNSIQKGSDENMFDDNLLAENSFQPNSANTSIDRRPLFSNVSSDGQWMVGAGLPPLPPRRQRAPKNTPQNIELKDELDLICNSPGYIEIEETDRKGANWIRRTVVALYMLKNTNTTIHFFTDDDKEFFKMLHTQVDEALDSASD; from the coding sequence ATGTCACGAAGACAGAGAATAATTGGCTTAGCAAAGACAACCAGGGATAACTACATCCCTAAAATAACGGGATCGGTTTCCTCGCTAGCTGCCGGCGCTTCAAAAGCATTTACAAATCCCAGCGAGATATATGATGAACAAGGAAGGATAGTGCTACCGAAGGACACCAAGATACAACTATATCCCACGTACACCAGGCTCTTTGAAAACAAGTATTATGTAGATATTGCTGGCTGGGTATCGGCACCAGGTCTGTTAACCAATCGACGAAATCGAATGATTCTTACAgttataaaaaaatcaatgaGACAAAGGGACAGTTTTAGTGCAAATCAAGAGTTGGAACAACTCAGGACAGACTCTAGTTTGGGACAGGATACATTCAATAACGATTCACCAACATCATCTGATGCTGGTTCAATAGCTTCTTTGGAATCAGAGAAAAGTATGATGTCCAGGGACGGTGTTCCCTCGTCGGAAGATGTGATGAAAGACCGACTAGCTGcattttttgcaaagtCAATTCCCAATACAGAGATAAAAATTACAATTGGATCAGAAAACCCGAATCAAGAAGTTGCGGATGCTTTAGTAAAAACCGATGATAGAGgttattttgcaatttcaaTACAAGTGGACTATAAACCATCAGTCGTGCAGGCGGTTTCGACAATGGCAGAAACGGTATTTGCATTCCAAGAAGTATTGGTTTATCCTAGTGGTGGAATTGGAATTATTAGCGATATTGATGATACTGTGAAAAAAACAGGAATTGTTGGCGATAAACGACTATTGCTTCAAAATCTACTCGTGGAGCACTACGAAACATGGACCATTCCACTGGTGGTTAATTTCTACAACGAGttgtgcaaaaaaaaagacgtTAGCTTTTTCTATGTTTCAAACTCACCTTGGCAGTTGTTCACTTCGATACAACTGTATTTTAAGCTGTCTGGGTTACCACTAGGATCGGTGCACCTAAAAAAATGGGTTGGCAATATAATGTCTAGTTTGATCGAGCCATCACATTCCCGGAAAAAATTGGCGTTGGACAAGATCTTGGAAGATTTTccagaaaaaaagtttatttGCTTGGGTGATTCTGGAGAGCAAGATCTCGAGGCATACGTGGATTTGGCACAATTATTTCCAAACCAGGTGTTGTCGATAAATATACGGTTTGTAgaaaattctttttctgattATGACGATTGGTACATCTTTGATGAATTACAGCGGCTACTAGCCAAGAAGCAAACGAATTCGACCAAGAGGAAATTAAACGAAAAGAATTTAACTATACCAACTAGAGAGAATCCAGAAAAACCAGTCAATGCTTCTGGTTCCGCTTCGACTTCTACTTCGAATTCAGTTTTTGGAGCttcttcgtcatcgtcTGTACAAGAAGCCCCAAACTTGATAGACTTGGATACAGTTGTGACATCACCTAAAAAGACAATGCCCCCACTTCCCAAAAAGCCCAAAAAGCCCGAAAATTTAAAAGGCACATCACTAGACCACAAGACCAATTCGATACAGAAAGGGTCAGATGAAAATATGTTTGATGACAATTTGCTAGCCGAAAACAGTTTTCAACCGAATTCGGCAAATACTTCCATAGACAGAAGGCCATTATTTTCTAATGTTTCTTCTGATGGTCAATGGATGGTGGGTGCAGGTTTACCACCACTTCCTCCTCGCAGGCAACGAGCTCCCAAGAATACCCCTCAAAATATAGAATTAAAGGACGAGTTGGATTTGATTTGCAACTCTCCTGGCTATATAGAGATAGAGGAAACGGATAGGAAAGGTGCCAACTGGATACGAAGAACTGTTGTTGCGCTTTACATGCTCAAAAACACCAACACTacaattcatttttttacagatgatgataaagaattttttaaaatgcTCCACACTCAAGTTGACGAGGCCTTAGACCTGGCCCTGGATTGA
- the TMA46 gene encoding Translation machinery-associated protein 46 (BUSCO:EOG09264DJ8): protein MPPKKNQTSDKNKAKAKAKAAEDKTFGMKNKNKSKRVQQQINQMQAGIDGGLAKKKEAEAKRRAEEKKAAEEAKKEAAKLFGIQQQKVPFGVDPKSILCEFFKQGLCTKGNKCKFSHDPNVGRKDAKKDLYTDAREEKEADTMDNWDEEKLRSVILSKHGNPKTTTDKVCKHFIEAVENGKYGWFWVCPNGGNECKYKHSLPPGFVLKTKEQKKLEKLAAENEPKISLEEFLELERSKLDKRSFTPITAESFRQWKIGQRSKRDNQRKEAEKKGKRPLTGREVILEKFSDKYYTEEDDGNGESWDLSQFKPQQSDDGNENIKDYGDGSNAMEYYQEGNDSEKNGTANNSVEETVQSLEGKIKNEKFMCDSNEKQAEQTEQTEQTEQTGADNVENATVDTAAKVNNGNLAAADS, encoded by the coding sequence ATGCCACCAAAGAAGAATCAAACATCTGACAAAAACAAGGCTAAGGCTAAGGCCAAAGCTGCCGAGGATAAAACCTTTGGtatgaagaacaagaacaagtcGAAAAGAGTTCAGCAACAAATCAATCAAATGCAAGCTGGTATAGATGGAGGTttggcaaagaaaaaagaggcaGAAGCCAAGCGGAGAgcagaagagaagaaggcCGCCGAAGAAGCCAAAAAGGAAGCCGCAAAGTTGTTTGGTatccaacaacaaaaagtaCCCTTTGGAGTTGATCCAAAATCCATATTATGTGAGTTCTTTAAACAAGGACTATGTACAAAGGGTAACAAATGTAAATTCAGTCATGACCCTAATGtaggaagaaaagatgCCAAGAAAGATCTTTACACCGATGCTCGTGAGGAGAAAGAGGCAGATACTATGGACAATTGGGATGAAGAAAAGTTGCGGAGTGTTATTTTATCGAAGCACGGTAATCCCAAGACCACCACTGATAAAGTTTGTAAACACTTTATTGAAGCTGTGGAGAATGGAAAGTATGGTTGGTTTTGGGTTTGTCCAAATGGTGGTAACGAATGTAAATATAAACATTCCTTGCCACCGGGTTTCGTTTTGAAGACtaaagagcaaaagaagtTGGAGAAACTTGCTGCAGAGAATGAACCAAAAATATCTTTGGAAGAGTTTTTGGAGTTGGAAAGAAGCAAGTTGGACAAGAGATCATTTACTCCAATAACGGCAGAGTCGTTTAGACAATGGAAGATTGGACAAAGATCGAAGCGAGATAACCAGAGGaaagaagcagaaaagaaggGTAAAAGACCATTAACTGGAAGAGAAGTTATTTTGGAGAAATTCTCTGACAAATATTATACAGAGGAAGATGACGGAAATGGTGAATCTTGGGACTTGTCTCAATTCAAACCACAGCAATCAGATGATGGTAATGAAAACATCAAGGATTACGGTGATGGAAGCAATGCTATGGAATATTATCAAGAAGGAAATGAtagtgaaaaaaatggcACTGCAAACAACAGCGTTGAAGAAACCGTGCAGAGTCTAGAAgggaaaatcaaaaacgAAAAGTTTATGTGTGATAGTAATGAAAAGCAGGCAGAGCAAACAGAGCAAACAGAGCAAACAGAGCAAACAGGAGCTGATAATGTTGAGAATGCTACTGTGGACACTGCCGCAAAAGTAAATAATGGCAATCTAGCGGCTGCTGATTCGTAA
- the RPS7A gene encoding ribosomal protein S7A: protein MSSKIISENPTELELKVAQAFIDLEGQSDLKAELRPLQFKSIKEIDVNGGKKALAVFVPPPSLSAYRKVQTRLTRELEKKFPDRHVVFLAERRILPKPSRKARKQQKRPRSRTLTAVHDKILEDLVFPTEIVGKRVRHLVGGNKIQKVLLDSKDSTAIDYKLDSFQQLYSKLTGKQVVFEIPGEIH from the coding sequence ATGTCATCAAAGATCATTAGCGAAAACCCAACTGAGCTCGAGTTAAAGGTTGCTCAAGCTTTCATCGACTTGGAGGGTCAATCCGACCTCAAGGCTGAATTGCGTCCATTGCAATTCAAGTCCATCAAGGAAATCGATGTCAACGGAGGTAAAAAGGCTCTTGCTGTCTTTgttccaccaccatcattgTCTGCTTACAGAAAAGTCCAAACTAGATTGACCAgagaattggaaaagaaattccCAGACAGACACGTTGTCTTTTTAGCAGAGAGAAGAATCCTCCCTAAACCATCTagaaaagcaagaaagCAACAAAAGAGACCAAGATCAAGAACCTTGACCGCTGTCCACGACAAAATCTTGGAAGACCTTGTGTTCCCAACCGAGATTGTTGGTAAGAGAGTTAGACACTTGGTTGGTGGTAACAAGATCCAAAAGGTCTTGTTGGACTCTAAGGACTCAACTGCTATTGACTACAAATTGGACTCATTCCAACAATTATACTCAAAGTTGACCGGTAAACAGGTTGTTTTTGAGATTCCAGGTGAGATCCACtaa
- the bzz1 gene encoding Protein BZZ1 (BUSCO:EOG09260XMI), translating to MSLDNLSVGNELKDSYKTTSGWVKNGINWLGDIDSFYRERADLEKEYSTKLKELAKKYFEKKSKLSANLSVGDEPQITPGSLESASLVLWTDVLTQTEAIAEEKLKLSTEFQTKIGDNLVSLRNKCDRIEKQVSAINDFLVSDKKRVEDDVAKSKKAYDALCQATENARDKNQKSPSDKHQRKFEEKQVEMNNGKNEYLIKINVANRLKDKYYYQDVPEILDYLQELNEDRVALLNKLLKNACIIERNSLDRVKDKLHLVDKTIEQNNPKLDVAMFIKHNTVAWAEPQDFYFVPCSIWHDDESLVVKEPELTDLKKRLQIASNEYSKYEQSCLDVKQTLEESTERRKSDSGDNITLKFDNNLQNSLRILGQFIKEDSNRIKNEVEIEIIQNFAGDKDLRYVAPATSKKSRFGFLKGSKKTHHASTNTGDDYDNSDSQSINTIKTTHTSTSHHNGIFNLRRNKSTATTGSKANVGVATARALYEYTASSADETSISPSDEISVVEEDDGSGWTLVNGSHGQGLVPTTYIEIITRSSGKKPAPPAVAPKRGAKRIQYVEALYAYAADGDDELTLHVGDKIVLIEDDTDGSGWTEGELNGKRGMFPTSYVKKV from the coding sequence ATGTCACTAGACAATCTTTCAGTGGGTAATGAGTTGAAGGACTCCTACAAAACAACTTCGGGCTGGGTCAAGAATGGAATCAATTGGCTAGGAGACATTGACCTGTTCTATAGAGAGCGGGCTGACCTCGAGAAAGAGTACCTGACAAAACTAAAAGAATTGGCCAAAAAAtactttgaaaagaaatccAAGTTGTCCGCCAACTTGTCTGTTGGTGACGAGCCGCAAATCACCCCGGGCTCGTTGGAGAGCGCCTCGTTGGTGCTTTGGACGGATGTATTGACGCAAACAGAGGCAattgcagaagaaaaactaAAATTGAGCACCGAGTTCCAAACCAAGATTGGTGATAACCTCGTGAGTTTGCGGAATAAATGTGATAGGATTGAGAAGCAGGTTCTGGCGATTAATGATTTTCTTGTCTCTGATAAAAAACGAGTCGAGGATGATGTTGCAAAGCTGAAAAAGGCGTATGATGCATTGTGTCAAGCAACGGAAAATGCAAGGGACAAGAACCAAAAGTCGCCAAGCGACAAGCATCAACGCAAGTTTGAGGAGAAACAGGTTGAGATGAATAATGGGAAAAACGAGTATTTGATCAAGATAAACGTTGCAAATAGGTTAAAAGACAAGTATTATTATCAGGATGTGCCTGAGATTTTAGACTACTTGCAGGAGTTGAACGAAGATAGAGTGGCTCTTTTGAATAAGCTTTTGAAGAATGCTTGCATAATTGAAAGAAACTCGTTGGACCGGGTCAAGGACAAATTGCACTTGGTCGATAAGACtattgaacaaaataatCCTAAATTGGATGTGGCGATGTTTATCAAACACAACACGGTTGCCTGGGCAGAGCCGCAAGATTTTTACTTTGTGCCTTGTTCAATCTGGCATGATGACGAAAGCTTGGTGGTCAAAGAGCCAGAACTCACCGATTTGAAGAAACGTTTGCAAATTGCATCCAATGAATATAGCAAATACGAGCAATCCTGTTTGGATGTAAAACAGACTTTAGAAGAGAGCACTGAGCGAAGAAAGCTGGATAGTGGAGATAATATTACTCTCAAATTCGATAACAATTTACAAAACTCTTTACGAATACTTGGCCAGTTCATCAAGGAGGACTCAAATAGAATCAAAAACGAggttgaaattgaaatcattcaaaaTTTTGCCGGAGACAAGGATCTTAGGTACGTAGCTCCAGCAACGCTGAAAAAGTCACGTTTTGGATTCTTAAAGGGGAGTAAAAAGACTCATCACGCAAGCACCAACACGGGGGACGATTATGATAATTCCGACTCTCAGTCTATCAATACCATAAAAACTACACACACTTCTACATCACATCATAATGGTATATTCAATTTACgaagaaataaaagcaCCGCTACTACCGGTTCGAAGGCAAACGTAGGGGTTGCGACGGCAAGGGCGTTGTACGAGTACACTGCATCAAGCGCAGATGAGACAAGCATTTCACCCAGTGATGAGATATCGGTtgtagaagaagacgatGGTTCGGGTTGGACGTTGGTAAATGGTTCTCATGGCCAAGGGCTCGTACCAACTACTTATATTGAAATTATCACTCGACTGTCTGGGAAAAAGCCCGCGCCTCCAGCTGTAGCGCCGAAAAGAGGTGCAAAGCGAATACAGTATGTTGAAGCGTTGTATGCCTATGCTGCAGATGGCGATGATGAATTGACGTTACACGTTGGAGATAAGATTGTATTGATTGAAGATGACACAGATGGAAGTGGCTGGACAGAAGGTGAGTTAAATGGCAAGAGAGGAATGTTTCCAACTAGTTATGTGAAAAAAGTATAG